In one Gracilinanus agilis isolate LMUSP501 chromosome 6, AgileGrace, whole genome shotgun sequence genomic region, the following are encoded:
- the LOC123252361 gene encoding serine/threonine-protein phosphatase 2A catalytic subunit alpha isoform-like yields MEEEKFVEELDQWMKQLKDCQVFTEKQVQTLCEKAKEILMKESNVKEVSSPVTVCGDVHGQFHDVLEIFRIGGKLPDKKYLFMGDYVDRGFSSVETITFLLSLKVQYPEFITLLRGNHESREITQVYGFYDECQKKYGNANVWRYFTDLFDYLPITALVDKQVFCLHGGLSPSIDTLDHIRGLNRFKEIPLSGPMCDLLWSDPDDINGWEPSPRGAGYLFGADVSEIFSQANGLALISRGHQLVESGFNWSHDGRVLTVFSAPNYCYRFGNQAAIMELETATKYTFIQFDQVPHVKCSFVTPLPDSYRQPWDKQWKNFGQYFQNLLKK; encoded by the coding sequence ATGGAGGAGGAGAAGTTCGTTGAAGAGCTGGATCAATGGATGAAACAGCTGAAAGACTGTCAAGTCTTCACAGAGAAGCAAGTACAGACCCTATGCGAGAAGGCTAAGGAAATCCTAATGAAAGAATCAAACGTTAAGGAAGTCTCTAGTCCTGTTACAGTCTGCGGCGATGTCCATGGCCAATTCCATGATGTTTTGGAAATCTTTAGGATTGGTGGGAAATTACCAGACAAAAAGTACCTGTTTATGGGTGACTATGTTGACAGAGGCTTTTCCTCAGTGGAAACTATAACTTTTCTGCTGTCTTTAAAAGTACAGTATCCAGAGTTTATCACGCTATTGAGAGGAAACCACGAGAGTCGGGAGATTACTCAAGTGTACGGTTTTTATGATGAATGCCAAAAGAAGTATGGAAATGCCAATGTCTGGAGATATTTTACAGACCTATTCGATTATCTCCCCATTACGGCTTTAGTTGACAAGCAGGTATTTTGCCTCCACGGGGGGCTGTCTCCCTCCATAGATACCTTGGATCATATAAGAGGTTTGAATCGATTTAAAGAAATCCCCCTAAGTGGACCAATGTGTGATCTGTTATGGTCTGATCCAGATGATATTAACGGATGGGAACCCTCCCCTAGAGGGGCTGGCTACTTATTCGGAGCAGACGTTTCTGAAATCTTTTCCCAGGCCAATGGTCTTGCACTGATTTCTCGGGGTCACCAACTTGTCGAGTCGGGGTTCAACTGGTCTCATGATGGAAGGGTGCTGACGGTTTTCAGTGCACCCAATTATTGTTACCGTTTTGGGAACCAGGCTGCTATCATGGAACTGGAAACTGCTACAAAGTACACCTTCATACAGTTTGATCAAGTACCTCATGTGAAGTGTTCTTTTGTCACACCCCTACCTGATTCCTATAGACAGCCTTGGGACAAACAATGGAAAAATTTTGGGCAGTATttccaaaatcttttaaaaaagtaa